In the Equus quagga isolate Etosha38 unplaced genomic scaffold, UCLA_HA_Equagga_1.0 73109_RagTag, whole genome shotgun sequence genome, AAATGAGGGGGTTGACCCCGCTGTTCAGGGCGGAGAGGAGATGGAAGACGGGCAGCACAACGTCATAataggggaaggagggggagagccTGTCGGCCAGCAAGCCTGCGCCGAGAGGCAGACCGAGCAGCAGGAAGGCCAGGACCGTGAGAAGGACGATCCTGGAGAGCCTGGCGGGCTGTCTCCGCATGGAGAAGCACTGCACCCTGATGAGCAGAACAAGGCTGGACACACAGAGCACCAGAAAGGTAAGGAAGAACATCCCATTATAGACCAAGTTTACTACATCACACGAGAAGTCCACAAAGTGGACACACAAGAACACCAAGATCCCCGGACACAATGACAGCCCCCAAATCAGAGCGCACGCGATGGCCGAGAGCTGCGCCGGGCGGCGGCACCTGTACCAGATGGGGAAGAGCACGGACAGACAGCGCTCGACGCTGACGGCCATCAGCAGACTCAGACCCCCCAGGTAAGAAGAGAAGGTGACCCCTCGTATGAGCACATTGAGCACAGCTACGGAGCGATTTAAAACCAAAAGTAGGAACCTGACGcttttgcagaagaggaaggcGAAGTCGGCACCGGCCAAGTTGAGGATGTAGACGGAAAAGGGGTTCCTCTTGATGCGGAACCCGAGCAGCCAGAT is a window encoding:
- the LOC124234205 gene encoding mas-related G-protein coupled receptor member X4-like codes for the protein HGTSVDGAHAFSAYENALFLAIVLVSLCGLVGNGTVIWLLGFRIKRNPFSVYILNLAGADFAFLFCKSVRFLLLVLNRSVAVLNVLIRGVTFSSYLGGLSLLMAVSVERCLSVLFPIWYRCRRPAQLSAIACALIWGLSLCPGILVFLCVHFVDFSCDVVNLVYNGMFFLTFLVLCVSSLVLLIRVQCFSMRRQPARLSRIVLLTVLAFLLLGLPLGAGLLADRLSPSFPYYDVVLPVFHLLSALNSGVNPLIYFFMGRQRQQRGRKPLREVLQSALTEDVELSTEEPPSPDNT